A single genomic interval of Hevea brasiliensis isolate MT/VB/25A 57/8 chromosome 4, ASM3005281v1, whole genome shotgun sequence harbors:
- the LOC110631915 gene encoding uncharacterized protein LOC110631915 — MASPATRITFRLVVAVLVIMILFYVGRPLYWKISATIQEIRENKRTVQQGISQIVYEAQKSVGWFHDESDSGVREDRKAINRRLLF, encoded by the exons ATGGCATCTCCAGCAACGAGGATCACATTTCGACTAGTGGTGGCGGTTCTCGTCATTATGATCCTCTTCTACGTTGGTCGTCCTCTCTATTGGAAAATCTCCGCCACCATTCAAGAGATCCGCGAGAATAAACGCACCGTCCAACAAG GCATTTCACAGATTGTTTACGAAGCGCAGAAATCGGTCGGTTGGTTCCACGACGAGTCCGATTCTGGAGTTCGTGAAGATCGGAAAGCGATAAATCGGAGGCTACTCTTTTAA